The genome window CCGGTGGCACGGTGCCGAGGAGGTCGAGCATCGCGCGGTGGCCTACGACGTCTTCCAGCACCTGGACGGGCGCTACTTCCAGCGCATCCTGGCCTACGGCATCGGCGGTCCCGCGCTGATCTGGCTCTGGATCCAGGGCGTGCGCTACCTGATGGAGCACGACACGGTGAACCGGCCCGGCCGACCGAAGGTGAGCAGCTGGCTGCGGGCCAGTGCCAAGGGCCTCACGCCCGGGCCGCTCCTGATGGCGACCTCGTCGCTGAAGTTCTTCTCGCCCTGGTACCACCCGGACCACGAGGGCAACACGGCGCAGGCCGTCGCCTACCTCGCGAAGTCGCCGGCGGCCCTGCGCGCCGACGCCCTCGCGGCCGAGGTGGCTCCCGAGCAGTGAGCGAGACCCCCCGGGGTGTCGGCGTACGCGTGCCGCCGACGGCCGATCCCAACCGCACCATGCGGACGCTCGACACGCTGGTCCGTCGGGTCGCCATCCCGGTCGCGCTCCGCACCTCGCGCTCACGCCACCCGATCGGCCAGGTCGATCGCGACCTCAGGGCGGTCGTCTCCCGGATCACCGTCGCCGGCGAAGGTGTGAAGGTCTTCGAGCTCTCCCGCGCCGACTGCAAGCAGTTCCCCTGGTGGTTCCCCGGCGCCCACATCGACGTCGTGCTCCCCTCGGGCAAGGTCCGGCAGTACTCGCTCAACGGCCGCCGCGACAACCCGAACCAGTGGCGCATCGCCGTACGCCGGATTCCGCTGGAGGCCGGCGGTGGTGGTGGCTCGATCGAGATGCACGAGCTCGAGGTGGGCGACGCACTCGTGGTCCGCGGGCCACGCGAGGCGTTCCCGTTCGTCTTCAACGAGGCCGGCTACCTCTTCGTGGCCGGTGGCATCGGCATCACGCCGATCCTCCCGATGCTGCGCCGCACCGCACGGCGCAACAGGGTGCCGTGGACGCTCGTCTACACAGGACGCACCCGCGACTCGATGCCGTTCCTGGATGAGATCGCCGAGATCGCCGGAGCCCGACCGGGCAATGCCGAGCGGATCCACGTCTGGCCCGACGACGAGTACGGCACCCCTGATGCCGCGAAGATCATCTCGCTCGCACCTGCGGGCGCGGCGCTGTACACCTGTGGCCCCACGCCGATGATCGACGCCCTGCGCCGGGCCATCCCCGATCCGCAGATCGATGCCCTGCACTACGAGCGCTTCTCACCGCCGCCGGTCGTGGCGGGGAAGCCCTTCCGGATCCGCCTGGAGCGGGAGGGCGTCGACCTGCCGGTCCGTGCCGACGAGACGGCCCTGACCGCCGTGCGCCGGGTCCATCCGGGCCAGGCCTACAGCTGCCAGCAGGGGTTCTGCGGCACCTGCAAGGTACGGGTCCTCGAAGGCACCGTGGAGCACCGCGACCGCAAGCTGACCGACTACGAGCGCGAGGGCCACATGCTGCTGTGCGTCTCCCGCGGCTCGGGCACGGTCGTCCTCGACGTATGAGCACAAGGAGCGCACCCATGAAGGCAGTCGTCTGCCAGGACGGCGAGCTGTCCGTCACCACCGTCACCCAGCCGCAGCCGGGGCCGGGCCAGCTGCTGGTCAAGGTGGTGCGAGCCGGCATCTGCGGCTCCGACCTCCATGCCCGCACCCATGCTGCGGAGCTCGCCGAGATCGCCTCGGAGAGCGGCTACCCCGGCGTCATGGCCGCCGGCTCCTCGGTCGTCTTCGGCCACGAGCTCGTCGGTGAGGTCGTCGCCTACGGCCCGCAGACGCGCGGGACGTGGAAGCCGGGCACGCTCGTGACCGCGCTCCCCGTCCGCCGCGACGCCGACGGCACCCACCTGGTCGGCTTCGAGGAGGGTGCCCCCGGTGCGTACGCCGAGTACACGGTGGTCCAGGAGGCCTTCACGTTCGAGGTGCCCGAGGGTCTCGAGCCCGACCTCGCCGCCTTCACCGAGCCGCTGGCCGTCGCCTGGCATGCCGTACGCCGGGCCAAGGTCGGCAAGCGCCCCGTGATCGTGATCGGCTGCGGCCCGATCGGGCTGGCGATCATCCTCATGCTGCGCGCTGCGGGGGCGAAGAAGATCATCGCCTCGGACTTCTCGCCTGCCCGCCGCAGGCTCGCCGAGCAGTGCGGGGCCACGACGGTTGTCGACCCGCGCGAGGAGTCCCCGTGGGACGTCTACCGCCCGACCGGTCCGATCAGCTCGCCGGCGGCGTACGCCGAGTACGGCATCAAGGCCGTCGGTGCCGCCCGCCGGGTGCCGTTCCTGCCGTGGGAGAAGGCACTCCTGCACGCCGAGCTCCTCGGCCAGGCTCCCCAGGGACCGGTGGTCTTCGAGTGCGTCGGCATCCCCGGCATGATCGAGCAGATCGTCACCGCCGCCCCGATCATGACCCGCCTGGTGGTCGTCGGCGTCTGCATGGAGCCCGACTCCTTCCGCCCGGCCGCGGCGATCAACAAGGAGATCGAGATCCGCTTCGCGTTCGGCTACGACCCGGCGGAGTTCAACCAGACCCTCGGCATGATCGCCTCGGGCAAGGTCGACCCGAGCCCGCTCCACACCGGCACGGTCGGACTCGAGGGCGTCAGCAAGGCCTTCACCGACCTCGGCAACCCCGAGGTCCACGCGAAGATCCTGATCGACCCGTCGCTCTAGTTCTGCTCGCTAGTTCTGCTCGGCCTCAGCCTTGACCCGCTCGAGGGTCTGGCTCATGCCCTCGAGAAGCTCGGGGACGAAGCTCTTCTGACCACCGAGCACGGTGGCGGTCAGGACCTTGGAGACGGCGCTGATCCCGTCCGGGGTCTCGCGGCGGTGGGTGACCAGCGTCCCGCCCTCCGGCGTCGGCTCGAGCTGGAAGGACCAGACCGACCGGTTCTCGGTGATCCGGAAGGCGAAGTCAGTGTGCGGGGTGAAGCGCACGACCTTCGCCGTCGTGGGCCAGCGCTTCCAGCCCTGCTGGTTGACGTTGAGGAAACGGGTGCCGCGCTTCACCGGCCCGCCGAGGACCACCGACCGGACGACCTGCGGGCTCCACTCGCTCATCCGCTTGACGTCGCTCACCAGCGCCCAGACCTGCGCGGGAGTGGCGTCGATCGTGATCGTCGCCTTCAGCTCGGTTCCGACAGCGGCGGCAGCAGCTTCACTCATACGAGCAAGTTACTGGTTGGTAACCCGTTCTGACCACCATGTCCGGAGCCGCTCCGCCGCCTCCTCCTCGGAGAGGACACCCTCATCGAGGCGCAGCTCCATGAGGAAGCGGTAGGCCTCGCCGACCTCGCGGCCGGGCTTGAGGTCGAGCAGCGCCATGATCTGGTCACCGTTGAGCGCCGGGCGGAGCGCGCTCAGCTCCTCCTCCTCGGCCAGTCGCTCGATCCGGGTCTCGAGCTCGTCGTAGGTGCGGGCGAGGCGCTCGGCCTTGCGTCGGTTGCGCGTCGTGCAGTCGGCACGCGTGAGGATGTGGAGGCGGCTCAGCTGATCGCCGGCGTCCCGGACGTAGCGACGCACCGCCGAATCGGTCCAGTCGCCGTCGCCGTACCCGTGGAAGCGGAGGTGCTGCTCGACGAGCTGGCAGACGGCGTCGATCTCGGCATTGGAGAACTTGAGCGCCTGCATCCGCTTGCGCGTGATCTTGGCGCCGACCACGTCGTGGTGGTGGAAGGTGACGACGCCACCCTCGACGAAGCGCCGCGTCTTCGGCTTGCCCACGTCGTGCATCAGCGCGGCGAAGCGGCTGATGAAGTCGGGCTCCTCGAGTCCGAGGCGGTGTTCCAGGTCGATCGACTGCTCGAGGACGGTGAGCGTGTGCTCGTAGACGTCCTTGTGCCGGTGGTGCTCGTCGCGCTCGAGCTGGAGCGCCGGGAGCTCCGGCAGGACGAGGGCCGCCAGGCCGGTGTCGACGAGCAGCGTCAGGCCGAGGCGCGGATGCGGTGCGCAGATCAGTTTCACCAGCTCGTCGCGCACGCGCTCAGCGCTGATGATCGAGATCCGATCGGCCATCGCGGTCATCGCCGCCACGACCTCAGGGGCCACGGAGAAGCCGAGCTGGGCGGCGAAGCGCGCAGCCCGCATCATTCGCAGCGGGTCGTCGGAGAAGCTCGCCTCCGGAGTCCCCGGAGTCCGGAGTACGCCGGTCGCGAGGTCGACCACGCCGCCGTACAGGTCCACGACCTCGCGCCCGGGCAGACGCACGGCCATCGCGTTGACGGTGAAGTCGCGCCGACCGAGGTCGCCGGCGAGGGTGTCGCCGAAGTCGACGTCGGGTTTGCGGGAGTCGGGGTCATACGTCTCGGACCGGTACGTCGTCACCTCGACCTGCCACGGCCCCCGCCGGCAGCCGATCGTGCCGAAGTCACGGCCCATGTCCCAGATGCCGCTGCCCTTCTCGCCGCGGATCCACTCGCGGAGGAGCCGCTCGGTATCGTCCGGGCGGGCCGAGGTGGTGAAGTCCAGGTCGTTGTGCTGCCGGCCGAGCATCGCGTCGCGCACCGGTCCACCGACGAGCGCGAGCTCGAATCCGGCCGCGGCGAAGAGCTCCCCGAGGGAGTCGATGACGGGGCCGATCCGGTCCAGCTCGGTGGTCACCTGACGCTGCACGTCAGCGACGGTGAGCTGGGACACGGCGGCATCGGACACAGCAGAGCAGTTTAGGAGGGGCAGGGTCCTACCCCGTTATCGTGAACCGCATGCCCCGAGCCCTGCAGCGCGCCCTGACGCTGCCCGGGCTCCTCCTGATCACGCTTCTCGTCGCGCTGCCGATCCCGTCGGCCACGGCCGTCGTCGACACCCACCGCGCCGAGGCGACCACGCCCCTGACGGTCGCGATCACCAGCCTCACGCCGGGCGCGATCCCCAAGAACGGGCCGATCAGGGTCAGCGGCACCGTGACCAACACCGACACCGTGACCTGGCTCGACGTCGGCATCTCGCCCTTCGTCAGCTCCACGCCGATGACGACCTCCGACGAGCTGACCGCGGCCCTGGCCCAGCCCGCCGATGCCGAGGTCGGGAGTCGGATCCTCACCGACGTCGTGACGATCCCGACGATCCTGCCCGGGCAGTCGGTGAGCTACACGCTCACCGTCAAGCGCTCCGACCTGGAGGCTGAGGGTGTGGGCGCGCCGGGGGTCTACTGGTTCGGCGTCCACGCACTCGGCACCGGCCCGGACGGGCGTGACGGCGTCGCGGACGGCCGCGCCCGGACCTTCCTGCCGCTCCTCGCGAAGTCGGCGACCCCGATCAGCGCGACGGTGATCGTCCCGGTCCGGGCGACCGTCACGCGTAACGGCGAGGGCGCCCTCGCCGACGTGGACCGCTGGAGCGACCTGCTAGAGCCCGACGGCCGCCTAGGCCGGATTCTGACGCTGGCACGGGGCCCGGCCGGGCACGACGTGTCCTGGCTCGTGGACCCCGCCGTCCTGGCCGCCGTCCAGCAGCTGGCCGCCGGCAACCCGCCCCGTCCCCTGGCGCCCGCGCCTGCGGAGGACGCGTCCGACGATGACCAGGGCGACGGCAGCTCACCCGACGCGTCGCCCTCACCGTCCCCTGAGGATCCCGACGCCGACGACGGAGACACCCCCGACGAGGCCACGCAGAAGGCCGCCGCGCTCGCCGCGGACTGGTGGGCCGGCATGTCGCACGCGCTGCAGGGCGCCGACGTCCTCGCACTGCCCTACGGCGACCTCGATCTCACCGGTGCCGCACTGCACGACACCTCGGTCTACAAGACCGCCCGCACGCGGGGCGACGAGGTCTTCAAGGCCTGGGGCCTGACCACCACGCCGGTCAACGCGCCGATCGCAGGCGCGCTCGACGCCGACACTGCCGGGCTCCTCCGCACCGCCGACGCCACGACACCTGTGCTGGTGACCAACAGCATGCTGCCCGCCGAGGGCGACCCGAGCGCCACCGCGATGGCGGACCCGACCCTCGTGCGCAGTGCCGACCTCGACCTCGTCCCGGTCAGCTCTGACGTCAGCACCGGCGGTCCCGGGCCGGACGACCGCCTTGCCGGGACGGCCCTGCGCCAGCGGATCCTCGCCGAGGCGGCGTTGCGGTCACTCTCGGCGACGGGAGAGCCCGTCGTCGTACAGCTTCCGACGCGGTGGGAGGGCGTCGACGCCGAGCAGCTCGCGCTGGGCCTGCGGCAGCCGTGGCTCTCCCCGCGCTCCCTCAGCTCCACCGTGACCAGTGCTCCCGTCACGGCGATCGACTTCGACCACCTGCAGGTGCCCGACACCAACGACCGGCAGGTGCTCAGCGGTGCCACCTTCGCCGCGAGCGGTGACCTGATCCGGTTCGGCCGCACCCTCCAACACGTCCTCACCGGCAACACCGCCGTCGCCGACGCCACCCTGGACGAGGCGCTGGCCGACCTCTCCTACCAGCGCCGCGGCGCCCCGACCGGGGGTGCGAGCGGCTCGGTCTTCGCCATCCAAGCGCTCCTCGGCCGGATCCGTGTCCAGGCGCCCAGGGCCGTCACCCTGTCGGGCTCGAGTGGTCGGTTCGCCGCGACCGTGACCAACGACCTCACGCAGCCGGTCACCGTCACCCTGCAGCCGCTCACGGACGAGGGGCTCACGATCACCACGCCCAAGGCCGTCGAGATCGCCGGCGGGGCGTCGGCCACCGTCCTGATGCAGGCGACCCATGCGCGGGTCGGCGTCCACAGCGCACGGCTGGTCCTGACCGACAAGGACGGCGTCCATCTCGGCACCGGCGTCGAGGTCCCGGTGCGGGCGGCGCAGGTCTCGAAGATCATCTGGCTCTTCCTCGCCGTCGGGTGCGGCCTCCTCTTCGGCGCCATCATCGCCCGCCTCATCCGCCGCGTCCGGCACGCCCGCCGCGGAGAGGGCGAGGAGGGCAGCCCCGCATGAGCGACCAGCAGACGATGCTCCGGAGCAGCGCGGTGATGGCGGCCGGCACGGTGGTCTCGCGGCTGAGCGGTTTCGTCCGCTCAGCGCTGCTGGCGGCGGCGCTCGGCAACGTGCTGCACGCCGACATCTTCAACATCGCCAACACGATCCCGAACATGCTCTACATCCTGCTGGCCGGGGGCGTGATCAACGCCGTGCTCGTCCCGCAGTTGGTCCGCTCACTCAAGAACGACCCCGACGAGGGCGCGGCCTACACCGGGCGGGTCCTCACCCTCGTCGCTGTCTTCCTGGCGAGTGTGACGGTCCTCCTGATCGTGATCGCCCCGTGGGTGATGCGGATCTTCGCCGACACCAGTTGGCCGCCGGGCGCCTTCGACGCGACGGTCGCCTTCGCCCGGCTCTGTCTCCCGCAGGTCTTCTTCTACGGCATGTTCGTGCTGGTCGGGCAGATCCTCAACGCCCGTGGGCGTTTCGGGCCGATGATGTGGGCGCCCATCACCAACAACGTGGTTTCCGTCGCCGTCCTGGTCCTCTACCTCGTCGTCTACGGCTCCGACGATCCCCTGAGCCCCACCTACGGCGCCGGCCGCGAGTGGCTCCTCGGCCTCGGCTCCACCGTCGGCATCGCGGCACAGCTGGTCGTGCTCGTCCCCTACCTCCGTGCGGCGGGCGTCTCGCTCCGGCCGCGCTGGGACTTCCGCGACTCCGGGCTCTCGCACACCCTGCGCCTGGGCGTCTGGACCGTGGCCTTCGTGATCGTCAACCAGATCGCGTACGCCGT of Nocardioides sp. Kera G14 contains these proteins:
- a CDS encoding PDR/VanB family oxidoreductase, which produces MSETPRGVGVRVPPTADPNRTMRTLDTLVRRVAIPVALRTSRSRHPIGQVDRDLRAVVSRITVAGEGVKVFELSRADCKQFPWWFPGAHIDVVLPSGKVRQYSLNGRRDNPNQWRIAVRRIPLEAGGGGGSIEMHELEVGDALVVRGPREAFPFVFNEAGYLFVAGGIGITPILPMLRRTARRNRVPWTLVYTGRTRDSMPFLDEIAEIAGARPGNAERIHVWPDDEYGTPDAAKIISLAPAGAALYTCGPTPMIDALRRAIPDPQIDALHYERFSPPPVVAGKPFRIRLEREGVDLPVRADETALTAVRRVHPGQAYSCQQGFCGTCKVRVLEGTVEHRDRKLTDYEREGHMLLCVSRGSGTVVLDV
- a CDS encoding zinc-binding dehydrogenase; translation: MKAVVCQDGELSVTTVTQPQPGPGQLLVKVVRAGICGSDLHARTHAAELAEIASESGYPGVMAAGSSVVFGHELVGEVVAYGPQTRGTWKPGTLVTALPVRRDADGTHLVGFEEGAPGAYAEYTVVQEAFTFEVPEGLEPDLAAFTEPLAVAWHAVRRAKVGKRPVIVIGCGPIGLAIILMLRAAGAKKIIASDFSPARRRLAEQCGATTVVDPREESPWDVYRPTGPISSPAAYAEYGIKAVGAARRVPFLPWEKALLHAELLGQAPQGPVVFECVGIPGMIEQIVTAAPIMTRLVVVGVCMEPDSFRPAAAINKEIEIRFAFGYDPAEFNQTLGMIASGKVDPSPLHTGTVGLEGVSKAFTDLGNPEVHAKILIDPSL
- a CDS encoding SRPBCC family protein, coding for MSEAAAAAVGTELKATITIDATPAQVWALVSDVKRMSEWSPQVVRSVVLGGPVKRGTRFLNVNQQGWKRWPTTAKVVRFTPHTDFAFRITENRSVWSFQLEPTPEGGTLVTHRRETPDGISAVSKVLTATVLGGQKSFVPELLEGMSQTLERVKAEAEQN
- a CDS encoding CCA tRNA nucleotidyltransferase; this encodes MSQLTVADVQRQVTTELDRIGPVIDSLGELFAAAGFELALVGGPVRDAMLGRQHNDLDFTTSARPDDTERLLREWIRGEKGSGIWDMGRDFGTIGCRRGPWQVEVTTYRSETYDPDSRKPDVDFGDTLAGDLGRRDFTVNAMAVRLPGREVVDLYGGVVDLATGVLRTPGTPEASFSDDPLRMMRAARFAAQLGFSVAPEVVAAMTAMADRISIISAERVRDELVKLICAPHPRLGLTLLVDTGLAALVLPELPALQLERDEHHRHKDVYEHTLTVLEQSIDLEHRLGLEEPDFISRFAALMHDVGKPKTRRFVEGGVVTFHHHDVVGAKITRKRMQALKFSNAEIDAVCQLVEQHLRFHGYGDGDWTDSAVRRYVRDAGDQLSRLHILTRADCTTRNRRKAERLARTYDELETRIERLAEEEELSALRPALNGDQIMALLDLKPGREVGEAYRFLMELRLDEGVLSEEEAAERLRTWWSERVTNQ